A window of the Emys orbicularis isolate rEmyOrb1 chromosome 1, rEmyOrb1.hap1, whole genome shotgun sequence genome harbors these coding sequences:
- the BBS10 gene encoding Bardet-Biedl syndrome 10 protein: MASAASLDLGRLVQEAEALASAVRGALGPRGGQVLMTRPTGETLLTRDGRRVLEALNLGPPTARMMVACVSSHHSMTGDGAKTFIILLSKLLRGLQAILDKREGSPFCEDIQRRERDQKHCHSLKQISQSLMTFQTHILDHIMAQDLRKHFLSAFSSWEGEISRDTMESILEAYFCGRIGNSHQKLLSQLSCDFYYRCIPFKNGKNEMLDLVNEYFLELHSAVTGLPVSNSRILEGLVLHRDFAVYCPADGDIRMLIVTESIDSALSASGLEFVVNAEVQYQASQVWITKRTEAIMKHLQNNNIKVLLSSVKQQEIVIYYAKISGISIVECLSSEEISLLCKTTGISPFIPTQDNIRSEITETMIAKFCRPLVLGSKRYVHLGLTRTCAFEPHCVIFCGPVHGVTEQHASAFHGAFKMLQQLFKAVDLSDGCEAQPENPNNTSKAVHCSWQQSATQQKLIMENISCNREKVSDQQLKTSMAETEKQFIDSSSWVGENPSCNQTDLQKSSDLAMPIVELESDFMFSALIDRGSSVRELQKLPLKCKHPSEMWVKNKSEPVVNNHRICNDAMTAIENTSTSVVSEQLNAAKEYWKPGNHIVPFKYEKSYKHTVQSYTNLVIQAGSVLSVGGNFEILLHYYLHSYAKQCQQPKITVISTVIADALLSIPKILYRTTKENCFPQVYFKATSALQTNQQLPMHQQGLESVYCKYQLVASVLHCLTKLLTIDLIIGIKRPPQKTEVNDSEEDL, encoded by the exons ATGGCGTCCGCGGCGTCCCTGGACTTGGGGCGGCTGGTGCAGGAGGCCGAGGCGCTGGCGAGCGCGGTGCGGGGCGCGCTCGGGCCGCGCGGGGGGCAGGTGCTCATGACCCGCCCTACGGGAGAGACGCTGCTTACGCGGGACGGGAGGCGAGTGCTGGAGGCGCTGAACCTAGGCCCGCCTACGGCCAG AATGATGGTAGCATGTGTCTCCAGTCACCACAGCATGACTGGAGATGGTGCTAAAACATTTATCATCCTATTGTCCAAATTACTCAGAGGACTTCAAGCAATTCTTGATAAAAGAGAAGGATCTCCATTTTGTGAGGATAttcaaaggagagagagagatcaaaaacattgtcacagtcTGAAGCAAATATCTCAGTCTCTTATGACATTTCAGACTCACATATTGGACCACATCATGGCACAAGACCTAAGAAAACATTTTCTATCTGCTTTTTCTAGTTGGGAAGGAGAGATAAGTAGGGACACAATGGAGTCAATATTAGAAGCTTACTTTTGTGGAAGAATAGGAAATAGTCATCAGAAGCTTCTTTCCCAATTGAGTTGTGATTTCTATTACAGGTGTATACCTTTCaaaaatggtaaaaatgaaatGCTGGATTTGGTGAATGAATATTTTCTAGAATTGCATTCTGCTGTAACAGGTCTTCCTGTTTCAAATTCCAGGATCTTAGAGGGACTCGTTCTTCACAGAGATTTTGCTGTGTACTGTCCAGCAGATGGTGACATAAGAATGTTAATTGTAACGGAATCAATTGACTCTGCTCTTTCTGCCTCTGGTTTAGAATTTGTTGTAAATGCAGAAGTTCAGTATCAGGCTTCCCAAGTCTGGattacaaaaagaacagaagcTATAATGAAACACTTGCAGAACAACAATATAAAAGTATTATTGTCAAGTGTGAAACAACAGGAAATAGTTATTTACTATGCAAAAATAAGTGGTATATCTATTGTAGAGTGTTTATCATCAGAAGAAATCTCTCTTCTCTGCAAGACCACAGGTATCTCACCTTTTATACCTACTCAGGACAATATACGTAGTGAGATCACTGAAACCATGATAGCAAAATTTTGTCGGCCTCTTGTACTTGGCTCCAAGAGATATGTTCATCTTGGTTTGACAAGGACATGTGCCTTTGAGCCTCATTGTGTAATATTTTGTGGACCCGTGCATGGTGTCACTGAGCAGCATGCATCTGCTTTTCACGGAGCATTTAAAATGTTACAGCAACTATTTAAAGCAGTTGATCTGAGTGACGGATGTGAAGCACAACCTGAAAACCCAAATAATACTTCAAAAGCTGTACATTGTAGTTGGCAACAGTCAGCTACTCAACAAAAATTGATAATGGAGAATATTTCTTGTAATAGGGAAAAGGTCAGTGACCAACAACTGAAAACATCTATGGCTGAAACAGAAAAACAGTTTATAGACTCTTCTTCATGGGTAGGTGAAAATCCATCATGTAATCAAACAGACTTGCAAAAATCCTCAGACCTAGCCATGCCCATTGTAGAATTAGagagtgattttatgttttcagcTCTAATTGACAGAGGTAGTTCTGTAAGAGAGTTACAGAAACTGCCACTAAAATGCAAGCATCCAAGTGAAATGTGGGTAAAGAATAAGAGTGAGCCAGTTGTCAACAACCACAGGATTTGTAATGATGCTATGACAGCAATAGAAAACACCAGTACATCAGTTGTGTCCGAACAGCTGAATGCTGCTAAGGAGTATTGGAAACCAGGCAATCATATAGTTCCATTTAAGTATGAGAAGAGTTATAAACACACAGTCCAAAGTTACACCAACTTGGTCATACAGGCAGGATCAGTTTTGTCAGTTGGAGGTAACTTTGAGATCCTGTTACATTATTATCTCCATTCCTATGCAAAACAATGCCAACAACCAAAAATAACTGTTATTTCTACTGTAATTGCTGATGCATTGCTAAGCATTCCAAAAATCCTTTACAGGACAACAAAAGAGAACTGTTTTCCTCAGGTCTATTTCAAAGCCACTAGTGCACTTCAAACTAATCAGCAGCTGCCCATGCATCAACAAGGTCTAGAATCAGTGTA